In the Exiguobacterium sp. BMC-KP genome, GAGTGCTTGTTTTGCTTCTGCTAATTTTTGTTGTGTCGCGATGTAATCCGAAATCATTTTATCATCTTGCTCAGCGATTTTTTTCCCAGCCATGACACGGCTAAATAAATCACCCAAATCCTTTGATCCAAAAATGACTTCTTCCCATTTAATCGAGTTCCCATCGTTTTCTTGGAACACACGTAAGCGATCACCAAGAAGTTCTTCCTGCTTCTGTAGCATCTCTTCGTAACGAACGATATCTGCTTTTAACTCGTCAATTCGAACGTTCAACTGTTTAATTTGTTTATTTTTTTCGGAAACTTGGAAAATCTTTTCGTTAATCGCTGCATCAATTTGATTGATTTGACGTTGTTCTTTTGAAATTTTCGACTCTTGTTTTTTAATCGCTTTTTCTAATTTACGTTGTTCTGCAGCATTTTCAGCCTTTTTTTCTTTAATCGTTGCTGCCGCGATCGGTTGTGTTCCTGTTATAAGTAATGCCCCTAAAACAATGGTAGAAATTAGTTTTTTTAGCATATATCGTATTCCTCACTTATGTTTTTTCATATTTTATTATAGTATTCAAGTTTCTTTCATCTCTGAAATAGATTATAGCACCCTAATCATTTCAAAAAAATTTCATTTACATTTCAAATGCAAACGTTTTTTTGTAATATAAACATTTATTTTTTGAAAAGCACAAAAAAAGAACCGTTGCTAAGCAACGATTCTTCACTAATTAAAACATAGTCATCGGGTTTACTGAGTTAGCTGGACCCGTTGCACTATAGCTGTATCCACCAACGTGAATTTCGAAGTGTAAGTGTGGACCAGTTGAATTCCCAGTGCTTCCGCGTAAACCAATTTGTTGACCTTGGCTGACACGTTGACCTGCATGAGCATTTAATGCACTCATGTGCGCATACAATGTCGTATATGTCTTACCGTTCAATTGGTGAGCAATCATGATGTGGTTTCCGTAAGGTCCACCACCTGATGCTGTAATGACTGTTCCCGTTGCAGCTGCCACGATCGGAGTCCCAACTGGACCACCGAAGTCGATCCCGTTATGGAACGTATAACCGTTTTCTCCTCCAGCTGAACCATATCCTTGTGTGACAGCCCCAACTGTTGGGTGAATGAATAGACCACCTGATACTGGTGCTGGTTTAGGTGTTGCAGGAGCTGACGGTGCTGGAGCAGGTGCAGCTGGTGCTGGTGTAGATGCTTTTGGTGTCGACTGTTTCGTCGAACCAGAAGATTTTGCTGATTGTGCTGCTTTTTCTTGCGCTGCTTGCTGAGCCGCTGCTTCTTTAGCAGCTTGTTGTTCTGCTTCTTTTTGAGCTGCCGCTTGCGCTGCTTCAGCTTTTGCTCGTGCTTTCGCTTCACGTGCTGCTTGTGCTTGACGCTCTTTTTCGATACGTGCTTCACGTTCACGTGCTGCTTTTTCAGCTGCAATCGCTTTTTCTTGAGCGATTAGAATTTGCTGGACTTCTTTTGCATCCATTAATTGTGTTTCGAATTTCTCTTTTTTCTTACGTAGTTCTTTTAAACGTTTGTTCCGCTCTTTTAATTGAGATTCAAGATCCGCTTGCTGACGTTTTAATTCCTGCTTTTCAACGACTAACTGCGCTTTCTTCTCTTTCACTTTTTGTTGCGCATCTGCTAATTGCTTTTGCGTATTTTGGTAATCCGTGATCATTTTATCATCTTGTTTTGAAATGGATTTCCCTGCCATGACACGGCTTACGAGGTCCCCAACGTTTTTAGCACCGAAGATAACTTCTTCCCATTTAATCGAGTTTCCGTCATTCTCTTGCATGACACGAAGACGATCACCTAGAAGTTTTTCTTGGCGTTTTAGTTTCGCTTTATATTTCTCAATTTCTTTTCCAAGTTCAACGATTTCTCGTTCTGTTGCTTTGATTTGACGATCTTTTGTTTCGACAGCAAAGATTTTTTCGTTCAAAGCTTCGTCTAGTCGATTGACTTCTTGTTGTGTTTTAGAGATTTTTTGACCTTCCTGATTAACGGAAGACTCTAAGTTTTTTTGCTTTTTAACATTGTCTTGTTGCTGTTGTTCGTTTTTGGCTTTCTGTTCACTTAAATCATCAGCTGCTGCAAAATGAGGTGCGGATGAAAGAACCAGTGCGGAAACGATAAGCGACGCGAACGTTTTTTTCATGTAGTATTCCCTCTTTTTCTATAATGATATGTTTTATGATTTATCGTAAAAATTTGCGTTAAATTTAAATTCTGTAATAGTTTTTCTTTTTTATAAGAACGTTTTTGATTATAGCATTCATTCCTCTTCCATAATATTTCAGTGATATTTCATTTTAAATAAATCTTTCCTCGACTATGTAATAGAAACATTTGGAAGATATCTCATCGTTGCAACTTTGATTCATTTTTGGGAAACTGAAGCGAATAGAAGGAGGATATCATATGAAATTAGATCATACTGGAATTGCTGTCCGTGACATGCAAGAAGCGATTTCATTCTATACAAAAGTGTTAGGTGGCACATTAACTCGTGAATATTCGAATCCCGCTCCTGGTGTTGCTTCTAATATTGCAGTCATTGAGTTTGATGATGCGCATATCGAGTTATTAACACCAACCAGTCAAGATAGTCCGATTGCTCGGTTTTTGAAACAACGCGGAAAAGGTGTCCATCACATTGCTTACCGTGTAGAGGATTTGGATCAAGCTATTCTAGAAGCCAAACAACAAGGTCTAACATTTTTAGAGGATACGTATCGAACAACACCGTTCGGACGACGACTGATTTATATGAATCCTCGTCATTCACACGGTGTCATTACCGAACTTTGTGATTATCCCGAGAATGCATAAAAAATCAGCACTGCGACGTCGCAGTGCTGATTTTTTATGTCCTGATATTAGCCGAGTTTTGCTACGATTTCCCGATTAAATGCCGGAATATCATCTGGTTGACGGCTTGAGACGAAGTTGTCGTCGACAACAACTTCTTCATCCGTAAAGTCTACACCCGCATTTTCTAAATCGATCCGAATCGATTTATAACCTGTCATTTTTCTTCCTTTGACGATTTTTGCGTTAATCATCAACTGTGGTCCATGACAAATTGAGAAGATCGGTTTTTTCGACATATCGAATTCTTCGACGAATGAGACGAAACGATCATCTTCCCGTAGTAAATCCGGTGAGAATCCACCCGGAATCAAGAGCGCATCGTAATCTGCCGCTGAAGTCTCATCAATCGAGAGATCAACGGTGACTTTTGCCTCTTCCTGCTTCCCAACGAGTTCTGCACCTTTTTTGGAGCCAATAACAGTAATCTCGTGTCCTGCTTCTTTTAATGCATTAACCGGTCCTGTGAATTCTACATCTTCAAAATGATCGGCGAGTACAACGGCTACTTTTTTAGACATGTGATTCATCCCCCAAGTTGTTTAATTTAAATCGGATCTTCTCCGCGA is a window encoding:
- a CDS encoding type 1 glutamine amidotransferase domain-containing protein, whose protein sequence is MSKKVAVVLADHFEDVEFTGPVNALKEAGHEITVIGSKKGAELVGKQEEAKVTVDLSIDETSAADYDALLIPGGFSPDLLREDDRFVSFVEEFDMSKKPIFSICHGPQLMINAKIVKGRKMTGYKSIRIDLENAGVDFTDEEVVVDDNFVSSRQPDDIPAFNREIVAKLG
- a CDS encoding VOC family protein is translated as MKLDHTGIAVRDMQEAISFYTKVLGGTLTREYSNPAPGVASNIAVIEFDDAHIELLTPTSQDSPIARFLKQRGKGVHHIAYRVEDLDQAILEAKQQGLTFLEDTYRTTPFGRRLIYMNPRHSHGVITELCDYPENA
- a CDS encoding murein hydrolase activator EnvC family protein, with translation MKKTFASLIVSALVLSSAPHFAAADDLSEQKAKNEQQQQDNVKKQKNLESSVNQEGQKISKTQQEVNRLDEALNEKIFAVETKDRQIKATEREIVELGKEIEKYKAKLKRQEKLLGDRLRVMQENDGNSIKWEEVIFGAKNVGDLVSRVMAGKSISKQDDKMITDYQNTQKQLADAQQKVKEKKAQLVVEKQELKRQQADLESQLKERNKRLKELRKKKEKFETQLMDAKEVQQILIAQEKAIAAEKAAREREARIEKERQAQAAREAKARAKAEAAQAAAQKEAEQQAAKEAAAQQAAQEKAAQSAKSSGSTKQSTPKASTPAPAAPAPAPSAPATPKPAPVSGGLFIHPTVGAVTQGYGSAGGENGYTFHNGIDFGGPVGTPIVAAATGTVITASGGGPYGNHIMIAHQLNGKTYTTLYAHMSALNAHAGQRVSQGQQIGLRGSTGNSTGPHLHFEIHVGGYSYSATGPANSVNPMTMF